The following are encoded together in the Oceanobacillus zhaokaii genome:
- a CDS encoding M42 family metallopeptidase, whose product MTKLDETLTMLKDLTDAKGIPGNEKEVREVFEKYIGPYADEMTTDNLGSSIAKKIGNETGPKIMIAGHLDEVGFMVTRIDDNGFIYFQTVGGWWNQVMLAQRVTIMGSNGDVTGVIGSKPPHVLPAEARKKPYEIKDMFIDIGATSKVEAKEFGVKPGDSIVPYFEFTPLKNEKLLLAKAWDNRIGLAIAIEVLKQLKGVNHPNVVYGVGDVQEEVGLRGAKTAAYKIQPDIGFGVDVGIAGDTPGISAHEADSKLGKGPQIVLYDASMVSHKGLRDLVVQTADEHNIPYQFATIAGGGTDSGSIHLVGNGVPSLSITVATRYIHSHAGILHRDDFENTVKLIVEVIKKLDAETVKKLILA is encoded by the coding sequence ATGACAAAATTAGATGAAACATTAACGATGCTGAAGGATTTAACGGATGCAAAAGGGATACCCGGAAACGAAAAAGAAGTGCGAGAGGTTTTCGAAAAATATATTGGGCCATATGCAGATGAAATGACAACCGACAATTTGGGCAGTTCTATCGCGAAGAAGATTGGGAATGAAACAGGACCGAAAATCATGATTGCTGGCCATTTAGATGAAGTTGGATTTATGGTAACGCGTATTGATGATAATGGATTTATTTATTTCCAGACTGTTGGAGGCTGGTGGAATCAAGTAATGCTAGCACAGCGTGTAACCATTATGGGAAGTAACGGTGATGTGACGGGTGTAATTGGTTCAAAGCCGCCACATGTTCTTCCCGCAGAAGCACGTAAAAAGCCATATGAAATTAAGGATATGTTCATTGATATCGGTGCAACTAGTAAAGTAGAAGCGAAAGAATTTGGTGTAAAACCAGGAGATTCAATTGTCCCTTATTTTGAATTTACACCATTAAAAAATGAAAAATTACTGCTTGCTAAAGCTTGGGATAATCGAATTGGCTTAGCAATCGCAATTGAAGTATTAAAGCAACTAAAAGGTGTTAACCATCCAAATGTTGTTTATGGTGTTGGTGATGTACAGGAAGAAGTTGGTCTTCGCGGAGCAAAAACTGCAGCATATAAAATCCAGCCAGACATCGGATTTGGTGTCGATGTAGGAATTGCGGGAGATACACCAGGTATTTCCGCACATGAAGCAGACAGTAAGCTTGGTAAGGGACCACAAATTGTTTTATACGATGCATCGATGGTTTCTCATAAGGGACTTAGGGATTTAGTCGTTCAAACGGCTGATGAGCATAACATACCTTATCAATTTGCAACGATAGCTGGTGGGGGAACGGATTCAGGATCAATCCACCTTGTTGGTAATGGTGTTCCGTCGCTTTCGATTACAGTAGCAACTCGTTATATCCATTCACATGCAGGTATTCTACATCGAGATGATTTCGAAAACACAGTGAAATTAATAGTTGAAGTGATTAAGAAATTAGATGCTGAAACAGTGAAGAAATTAATTTTAGCATAG
- the dut gene encoding dUTP diphosphatase yields MEYNLKIKLIHRDAKLPYRANDGDAGLDLFSVEEKDIKPGESALIATGIQMELPAGTEAQVRPRSGLALKHSITLLNSPGTIDEGYRGEIKVILINHGKEDFKVEKQMRIAQIVIAPVLHVNLVETEVLSESVRDKGGFGSSGK; encoded by the coding sequence ATGGAATATAATTTAAAAATTAAGCTCATACATAGAGATGCAAAACTGCCATATAGGGCAAATGATGGGGATGCTGGACTGGATTTATTCTCTGTTGAGGAAAAGGACATTAAGCCTGGAGAATCTGCATTAATTGCAACAGGTATTCAAATGGAATTGCCTGCTGGGACAGAAGCACAGGTTAGACCTAGAAGCGGTCTGGCTTTAAAGCATTCCATTACGTTACTAAATAGCCCTGGAACAATTGATGAAGGCTACAGAGGAGAAATCAAAGTCATTTTAATCAACCATGGTAAAGAAGATTTTAAAGTGGAAAAACAGATGCGAATCGCGCAAATAGTAATAGCTCCTGTATTGCATGTGAATCTTGTTGAAACAGAGGTATTATCGGAATCTGTAAGGGATAAGGGGGGATTTGGTTCTTCAGGAAAATAA
- a CDS encoding sigma-w pathway protein ysdB, translating into MMVVLLFRLLIFISIIMIIYSGIKYLRNPQRKLKVAKEANEFYFLDDANNSKKNLQFVYKGCLFIGEKYLGATEDSFKVVDIHVSVKEPLELEGFTREDIYFLENEILIHYPHSKIEWKHPINQLLLTKLH; encoded by the coding sequence ATGATGGTTGTCCTGCTATTCAGACTGTTAATTTTCATTTCAATCATAATGATTATTTATTCAGGAATTAAATACCTTCGTAATCCACAGCGAAAACTAAAGGTAGCAAAAGAGGCAAATGAGTTTTATTTTTTGGATGACGCAAATAATAGTAAGAAGAATCTTCAATTTGTTTATAAGGGTTGTCTATTTATCGGTGAGAAATATTTAGGTGCGACTGAGGATTCCTTTAAAGTCGTTGATATTCATGTAAGTGTTAAAGAACCACTTGAATTAGAAGGATTCACTCGTGAAGATATATATTTTTTAGAAAATGAAATACTTATTCACTATCCACATTCAAAAATCGAATGGAAGCATCCAATTAATCAATTATTGCTTACTAAGCTGCATTAA
- a CDS encoding TVP38/TMEM64 family protein, which produces MELFGNYIMAVIETGGYFAPFLFIMIHLLRPLLFLPVVFICISGGILFGPVSGSIYSFIGMTLSCLIFYRLAQWNPKSFEKLIILKQRLLGKYTQLTVSQVTLLRLIPFIHFHLLSLCLIEISENSKAYTKSSILSNIPLAVIYTCIGGWLSNLTPLSIFIFLTVLLLLIYILRRKELIIKWHEFFHVAN; this is translated from the coding sequence ATGGAGCTTTTCGGAAATTATATAATGGCAGTCATTGAGACAGGTGGTTATTTTGCACCTTTTTTGTTCATCATGATTCATTTGCTTCGGCCATTATTATTTCTTCCGGTAGTATTTATCTGCATTTCTGGTGGAATATTATTTGGTCCAGTATCTGGTTCTATTTATTCATTTATTGGAATGACGCTATCATGCCTTATTTTTTATAGGTTGGCCCAGTGGAATCCGAAATCGTTTGAGAAGCTGATAATTCTGAAACAGAGACTGCTTGGCAAATATACGCAGCTCACAGTATCTCAGGTTACGTTACTGCGACTTATTCCGTTTATCCATTTTCATTTATTATCATTATGTTTAATTGAGATTTCAGAAAATAGCAAAGCATATACGAAATCATCCATATTATCGAATATTCCGTTAGCAGTCATATATACTTGTATTGGTGGCTGGCTCTCTAATTTAACTCCTCTATCAATCTTCATTTTTCTCACGGTATTATTATTGCTTATCTATATTCTAAGAAGAAAAGAACTCATCATTAAATGGCATGAATTTTTCCATGTAGCAAATTAG
- a CDS encoding DUF1294 domain-containing protein produces the protein MEMENQLLAYILLVNVIEFFLMRVDKQKAIKGQYRIPERTFWLLALLGGAIGGYAGMKVFRHKTKHRSFTIGMPILIIINIALFGYFITALG, from the coding sequence ATGGAAATGGAAAATCAGCTGCTTGCTTATATTCTGCTTGTGAATGTTATCGAATTTTTCCTCATGCGAGTTGATAAACAGAAGGCTATTAAGGGGCAGTACCGAATACCAGAAAGAACGTTTTGGCTGTTAGCGCTTCTCGGTGGTGCTATCGGCGGATATGCAGGGATGAAAGTGTTCCGACATAAGACCAAGCACCGTTCTTTTACGATCGGCATGCCAATATTAATAATTATTAACATTGCCTTATTTGGCTATTTTATTACAGCTCTAGGCTAA
- the rplT gene encoding 50S ribosomal protein L20 → MPRVKGGTVTRRRRKRVLKLAKGYYGSKRTLFKVAKQQVMKSGQYAYRDRRQKKRDFRKLWITRINAAARLNELSYSKLMHGLKVAGIDINRKMLSDLAINDEQAFAQLATKAKDALK, encoded by the coding sequence ATGCCACGTGTAAAAGGTGGAACAGTAACACGCAGACGTCGTAAACGCGTCCTTAAATTAGCAAAAGGTTATTATGGTTCGAAAAGAACGTTATTTAAAGTAGCGAAACAACAAGTAATGAAATCAGGTCAATACGCTTACCGTGACCGTAGACAAAAGAAACGTGATTTCCGTAAATTATGGATTACACGCATCAATGCAGCTGCACGTCTAAATGAACTTTCATACAGCAAATTAATGCATGGTTTAAAAGTAGCAGGAATTGATATCAACCGTAAAATGTTGTCAGATCTTGCAATCAATGATGAACAAGCATTTGCTCAATTAGCTACGAAAGCAAAAGACGCTTTAAAATAA
- the rpmI gene encoding 50S ribosomal protein L35 has translation MPKMKTHRGSAKRFKRTGSGKLKRSHAFTSHMFANKSQKQKRKLRKGAIVSPGDFKRIKTMLPK, from the coding sequence ATGCCAAAAATGAAAACTCATAGAGGTTCAGCAAAACGCTTTAAAAGAACTGGTTCTGGAAAATTAAAGAGATCACATGCATTCACAAGTCATATGTTTGCAAATAAATCACAAAAACAAAAACGTAAACTTCGTAAAGGTGCGATCGTATCTCCAGGAGATTTCAAACGCATCAAAACAATGTTACCTAAATAA
- the infC gene encoding translation initiation factor IF-3 yields the protein MNNVNEKIRAREVRLIDSNGDQLGVKTRQEALEIAQTRNLDLVMVAPGAKPPVCRIMDFGKHRFELQKKEKEARKKQKVINIKEVRFTPGIGEHDFETKLKNAKKFLEKGDKVKAAVRFRGRAITHKSLGQEVLDRLAKELKDVATVESRPKMEGRNMFIMLAPIAEK from the coding sequence ATGAATAATGTCAATGAGAAGATTCGTGCTAGAGAAGTACGTTTAATCGATTCAAACGGTGATCAACTTGGGGTTAAAACACGTCAAGAAGCATTGGAAATCGCACAAACCAGAAATCTGGATTTAGTGATGGTTGCACCAGGTGCAAAACCACCAGTTTGTCGAATCATGGACTTTGGGAAACACCGCTTTGAGCTGCAAAAGAAAGAAAAAGAAGCTCGTAAGAAACAAAAAGTAATCAATATTAAGGAAGTTCGCTTTACACCAGGAATTGGTGAGCATGATTTTGAAACAAAATTAAAGAATGCTAAGAAATTCCTTGAAAAAGGCGACAAAGTAAAAGCAGCAGTTCGTTTCCGTGGACGTGCAATTACACATAAATCACTTGGCCAAGAGGTACTAGATCGTTTAGCTAAAGAGCTTAAAGATGTAGCAACAGTTGAATCTAGACCGAAAATGGAAGGTCGTAATATGTTTATTATGCTTGCTCCAATTGCAGAAAAGTAA
- the thrS gene encoding threonine--tRNA ligase — translation MAAEINITFPDGAVKGFQPGTTGEDIAGSISSGLKKQALAIKLDGELVDLRRELEHGGAIEIITYKNQEGIEIMRHSAAHLLAQAVKRLYKDVKFGVGPVIEEGFYYDMDLEHSITPEDLPKIEKEMKRIIDENLEIRRIEVTRAEAIEKFQAIGDDLKLELIEAIPEDEQVTIYEQGEYFDLCRGIHVPSTSKIKAFKLLSISGAYWRGDSNNKQLQRIYGTAFEKQAELEEHLRILEERKERDHRKLGKELEIFTVSQQVGQGLPLWLPKGATIRRNIERYIVDLEERLGYDHVYTPALGSVELYKTSGHWEHYKDDMFPPMEMDNEELVLRPMNCPHHMMVYKNKLWSYRQLPVRIAELGLQHRHEMSGALAGLQRVRAMTLNDAHIFARPDQLKEEFVRVVELVQKVYEDFGIKDYYFRLSYRDPEDKEKYIDNDEMWELAQSTLKETMEEMNLDYVEAEGEAAFYGPKLDVQVKTALGKDETLSTVQLDYQAADRFDLSYIGEDGKEHRPVIIHRGVVSTMERFVAFLIEEYKGAFPTWLAPTQVKVIPVSPQVHLDYAKEVADKLRLQGIRVEMDERDEKIGYKIREAQTQKIPFALVLGDKEIEEQAVNVRRYGEQKSETYSYMDFEDLIKKEVAEKTLRK, via the coding sequence ATGGCAGCAGAGATTAATATTACATTTCCAGATGGAGCAGTAAAGGGGTTTCAGCCTGGGACAACTGGAGAGGACATTGCAGGGTCGATTTCTTCAGGGTTGAAGAAACAAGCATTAGCGATCAAGCTAGACGGAGAGTTAGTGGATTTACGTCGTGAATTAGAACATGGCGGTGCGATTGAAATCATTACGTATAAAAACCAAGAGGGCATTGAAATAATGCGTCACTCAGCAGCACATTTATTGGCGCAAGCAGTGAAACGTCTATATAAAGATGTGAAGTTCGGGGTTGGACCAGTAATTGAAGAAGGCTTCTACTATGATATGGATCTAGAACATTCCATTACACCTGAAGACCTACCGAAAATCGAAAAAGAAATGAAACGCATCATTGATGAAAACTTAGAAATCAGGCGTATTGAAGTAACGCGTGCTGAAGCAATCGAGAAATTCCAAGCAATTGGCGATGATTTGAAACTGGAATTGATTGAAGCGATTCCTGAAGATGAGCAGGTAACAATTTATGAGCAGGGGGAATACTTTGATCTTTGCCGCGGAATTCATGTTCCATCAACGAGTAAAATTAAAGCATTCAAATTATTATCCATCTCTGGTGCTTACTGGCGTGGCGATAGCAATAATAAACAGCTGCAACGAATTTACGGAACAGCATTCGAAAAGCAAGCAGAACTTGAGGAACATTTACGGATCCTAGAGGAAAGAAAAGAACGGGATCATCGTAAGCTTGGGAAGGAATTGGAGATCTTTACGGTTTCCCAGCAGGTTGGCCAAGGTTTACCACTATGGTTACCAAAGGGCGCAACAATCCGCCGAAACATCGAGCGTTATATCGTTGATTTAGAAGAACGTCTAGGTTATGACCATGTTTATACACCAGCGCTTGGAAGTGTAGAATTATACAAAACAAGTGGACATTGGGAGCACTATAAGGATGATATGTTCCCACCGATGGAAATGGATAATGAGGAATTGGTGCTTCGTCCAATGAACTGTCCACATCATATGATGGTCTATAAAAATAAATTATGGAGCTACCGTCAATTACCAGTAAGAATTGCTGAGCTTGGCTTGCAGCACCGTCATGAAATGAGTGGTGCTTTAGCAGGATTGCAGCGTGTACGTGCAATGACATTAAATGATGCACACATCTTTGCACGACCAGATCAATTAAAAGAAGAATTTGTTCGTGTAGTAGAACTGGTGCAAAAAGTATACGAAGACTTCGGCATTAAAGATTATTATTTCCGTCTTTCTTATCGTGATCCAGAAGATAAAGAGAAATATATCGATAATGATGAAATGTGGGAATTAGCACAATCAACATTAAAAGAAACAATGGAAGAAATGAATTTGGATTATGTGGAAGCAGAAGGGGAAGCGGCATTCTATGGTCCTAAATTAGATGTTCAAGTGAAAACAGCACTTGGTAAGGATGAGACCCTTTCAACTGTACAGCTTGACTATCAAGCTGCAGATCGCTTTGATTTATCTTACATTGGTGAGGATGGTAAGGAGCATCGTCCAGTTATCATCCACCGTGGTGTCGTATCAACAATGGAACGCTTTGTTGCTTTCTTAATTGAAGAATATAAGGGTGCATTCCCAACATGGCTTGCACCGACTCAAGTTAAGGTAATCCCAGTTTCACCACAAGTACATCTTGACTATGCAAAAGAAGTTGCAGATAAGCTAAGACTTCAGGGCATAAGAGTAGAGATGGATGAACGCGATGAGAAAATTGGCTATAAGATTCGCGAAGCACAAACACAGAAAATACCATTTGCTCTCGTACTTGGTGATAAAGAAATTGAAGAACAAGCAGTAAACGTACGCCGATACGGAGAACAAAAATCAGAAACATACAGCTATATGGATTTCGAGGATTTAATCAAGAAAGAAGTCGCTGAGAAGACATTGCGAAAATAA
- the ytxC gene encoding sporulation protein YtxC has translation MLTVYIESEQEVISFCEHLFRHTKDIEINWKANEEWGNEIHFETVHAGLVDTIAKSMADVFIIHRLGTMIKHIIEDFYYYSNSDEIERIHDLTTWIYTGGDGDSLQLRNSKADRTKNPNQLLSSLFIASMKNTAVIHYESIVTFRLKAFKDELIHYVGIAIDEFKREEDHQSFINMLREYIAKKEALLPVIHIIQGNNFTFYKESGKPFTNMELRTLMQKEPLYIVGLDENEMNLAPLVAMTPRKIKIYGDDPSEPKTLTVINVFQEKVEFQALRHFPFAYYLNHDKK, from the coding sequence ATGTTAACGGTATACATTGAATCTGAGCAGGAAGTGATTAGTTTTTGTGAGCACTTATTTCGTCATACAAAAGACATAGAAATTAACTGGAAAGCGAATGAGGAATGGGGGAATGAAATCCATTTTGAAACAGTACATGCCGGACTGGTGGATACAATAGCAAAATCGATGGCAGACGTATTCATCATCCACCGTTTGGGGACTATGATAAAGCATATTATTGAGGATTTTTACTATTATTCGAATTCCGATGAAATTGAACGAATCCATGATTTAACGACATGGATTTATACAGGTGGCGATGGCGATAGTCTCCAACTTAGAAATAGTAAAGCAGATCGCACCAAGAATCCGAATCAATTACTAAGTTCTTTATTCATTGCTAGTATGAAAAACACAGCGGTCATTCATTATGAATCGATTGTAACGTTTCGCCTAAAAGCCTTTAAAGATGAACTGATACATTATGTTGGGATTGCCATTGATGAATTTAAACGAGAAGAAGATCATCAAAGTTTTATAAACATGCTCCGAGAATATATTGCCAAGAAGGAAGCATTACTACCCGTTATTCATATAATTCAAGGGAATAATTTTACATTTTATAAAGAAAGTGGAAAGCCGTTTACAAATATGGAACTACGCACGTTGATGCAAAAGGAGCCCCTCTATATTGTCGGATTGGATGAGAATGAAATGAATCTAGCTCCATTAGTAGCAATGACCCCAAGAAAAATCAAAATATATGGTGACGATCCATCCGAGCCAAAGACGTTGACCGTTATCAATGTTTTTCAGGAAAAAGTCGAGTTTCAAGCATTACGCCATTTTCCTTTTGCCTATTATTTAAATCATGATAAAAAATAA
- the dnaI gene encoding primosomal protein DnaI produces the protein MEPIQSTLKKWMRENKNFQENYVKIRDDVLQDPEIKEFLSIHPELTKQEINKSLIKLYEYKTQSKQCNHCASFGECQNMLPGYSPILNVEKNEIHLSYEKCHSRLMYEKEREQEKLIQSVHVPKEILKASINDIHVDEHRNEAVKEAFRFIREASVKLPRKGIYFHGPFGVGKTYFLGAIANELKKINISSMVIYMPEFVREIKGSFKDDSVNEKIDRFKNADILMLDDIGAEVQSAWFRDEILGSILQYRMMEQLPVFFTSNYTLEQLESQLATTKSGVETVKAGRIIERIKQVSNPVAVFGANRRK, from the coding sequence ATGGAACCAATCCAATCAACACTAAAAAAATGGATGAGAGAGAATAAAAATTTCCAAGAAAACTACGTTAAAATAAGAGATGATGTACTTCAAGATCCAGAGATTAAAGAATTTTTATCGATTCATCCCGAATTAACAAAGCAAGAAATAAATAAAAGCTTAATCAAGTTATATGAGTATAAAACCCAATCTAAACAATGTAATCATTGTGCATCATTTGGGGAGTGTCAAAATATGCTTCCCGGCTATTCACCAATACTAAATGTCGAAAAGAATGAAATACATCTATCCTATGAGAAATGCCATAGCCGATTAATGTATGAAAAAGAAAGAGAACAAGAGAAACTGATTCAAAGTGTACACGTGCCAAAAGAAATTCTAAAAGCATCGATCAATGATATACATGTTGATGAACATCGCAATGAGGCAGTTAAAGAAGCGTTTCGCTTTATTCGTGAGGCAAGTGTGAAGCTTCCGAGAAAGGGAATTTATTTCCATGGACCATTTGGGGTTGGCAAGACATATTTCTTAGGTGCAATTGCCAATGAATTAAAGAAAATAAATATTTCTTCGATGGTTATTTACATGCCAGAATTTGTTCGTGAAATAAAGGGTTCGTTTAAAGACGACTCTGTAAATGAGAAAATCGACCGTTTTAAAAATGCTGATATCCTAATGCTCGATGATATTGGTGCGGAAGTGCAGTCTGCATGGTTCCGGGACGAAATACTTGGCTCAATCTTACAATACCGGATGATGGAGCAGCTTCCTGTTTTCTTTACATCGAATTATACACTGGAGCAGCTAGAGAGCCAGCTTGCAACAACGAAAAGCGGCGTCGAAACGGTCAAAGCGGGACGGATTATCGAACGAATTAAACAGGTGAGCAATCCTGTTGCAGTATTTGGAGCAAATCGTCGAAAATAG
- a CDS encoding replication initiation and membrane attachment family protein, producing the protein MKYLGKVLPVDGYYVILQEYLPIDYTKSLAHLYQPLIGVHAVTLYQTLLHEMELQSDSSPQTHHTLMNYLNIPLDEVYKARLKLEGIGLLNTFKKQVENATVFTYEILSPFAPSDFFKDAMLSQLLMHQIGNSKFHALKNHYYKEAPSDLGENITIAFDEVFQTFTPSIEAVKPKEENSKPTRTEPSIDFSWMVQMLKQRLIPVGKVLTQENRKLISQMVLLYGLDSYEVEKSVLWALTEENVLDTEEFKTACHDLFKSKHYDTPIALTEKSISPKQQVTEPQTKEEMLIQELETISPKQLLEDLSGGNQASEQDLRAIREVMISQGLPAPVMNVLVHYVLLQSNMKLSKAYLEKIASHWSRANIKSAKEAMEFAKSEQNKFQKGAKQKTSYNYKPLSKEIIPEWFKDRNKTKQQPKVIQNSQTVIDLEKEKAELQALLSGKAAPHQNRSQG; encoded by the coding sequence TTGAAATATTTAGGGAAAGTATTACCAGTTGATGGATATTATGTCATTTTACAAGAATATTTGCCAATTGATTATACAAAGTCACTGGCACACCTCTATCAACCATTAATTGGTGTACATGCAGTCACATTATATCAGACATTGTTGCATGAAATGGAGCTGCAATCCGATTCATCTCCTCAAACCCATCATACATTAATGAATTATTTGAATATCCCACTAGATGAAGTATACAAAGCCAGATTAAAGCTGGAAGGTATTGGTTTATTGAACACCTTTAAAAAGCAAGTGGAAAATGCAACAGTCTTTACGTATGAAATACTAAGTCCGTTTGCCCCGAGCGATTTTTTCAAGGATGCAATGCTTTCACAGCTGCTGATGCATCAAATAGGGAACTCGAAGTTTCATGCATTAAAGAATCATTATTATAAGGAAGCCCCAAGTGATTTGGGTGAGAATATTACTATCGCATTTGATGAAGTATTTCAAACCTTTACACCTTCAATTGAAGCGGTAAAGCCTAAGGAAGAGAACAGTAAGCCAACGCGAACGGAGCCGTCAATCGATTTTTCATGGATGGTCCAAATGCTGAAGCAACGATTAATTCCAGTAGGGAAGGTATTAACACAGGAAAATCGAAAGTTAATTTCGCAAATGGTGCTTTTGTACGGTTTAGATAGCTATGAAGTGGAGAAATCTGTATTATGGGCATTAACGGAAGAAAATGTACTTGATACAGAAGAATTCAAAACGGCTTGCCATGACTTATTTAAATCGAAGCACTATGATACACCGATTGCATTGACTGAGAAAAGCATCTCTCCAAAGCAGCAGGTGACAGAACCACAAACGAAGGAAGAAATGCTCATTCAGGAATTAGAAACCATCTCTCCAAAGCAATTGCTGGAGGATTTATCGGGTGGCAATCAAGCATCTGAGCAAGACTTAAGAGCAATTCGTGAGGTGATGATATCACAAGGCTTGCCGGCCCCTGTGATGAATGTGCTCGTGCATTATGTTTTATTACAATCGAATATGAAGCTGTCAAAAGCATATTTAGAGAAAATTGCCAGCCACTGGTCACGTGCAAATATTAAATCGGCAAAAGAAGCGATGGAATTTGCTAAATCAGAGCAAAATAAATTCCAGAAGGGCGCTAAGCAGAAGACAAGCTATAATTATAAGCCGCTATCTAAGGAAATTATTCCAGAATGGTTTAAAGACCGCAACAAGACAAAACAACAGCCGAAAGTTATTCAAAATTCGCAGACGGTTATTGATTTAGAAAAAGAAAAAGCAGAACTGCAAGCATTGCTTAGTGGGAAAGCGGCGCCGCATCAAAATAGATCTCAAGGATGA
- the nrdR gene encoding transcriptional regulator NrdR: MKCPNCDFKNTKVFDSRPTDENRSIRRRRECEECGFRFTTFERMEQAPLIVVKKDGTRQEFAREKLVRGLIRACEKRPVPLETIEAIASDVEKELRNSGSSEVASDQVGEMVMERLSKVDEVAYVRFASVYRQFKDITVFLDELKDLIGTDKKNTNDS, from the coding sequence ATGAAATGTCCCAATTGCGACTTTAAAAACACAAAGGTGTTTGATTCTCGCCCGACAGATGAGAACCGATCAATCCGCCGGCGCAGAGAGTGTGAAGAATGCGGGTTCCGGTTTACTACGTTTGAGCGGATGGAACAAGCACCATTAATTGTTGTGAAAAAAGATGGTACAAGACAGGAATTCGCGAGAGAGAAATTGGTTCGTGGACTTATTCGTGCGTGTGAAAAACGACCAGTTCCTTTAGAGACAATAGAGGCAATTGCATCCGATGTCGAAAAAGAATTACGAAATTCTGGATCATCCGAGGTTGCAAGTGACCAAGTGGGAGAAATGGTGATGGAACGACTTTCAAAAGTCGATGAGGTTGCCTATGTTCGGTTTGCCTCCGTTTATCGCCAGTTTAAAGATATTACTGTGTTTTTAGATGAATTAAAAGATTTAATTGGAACAGATAAGAAAAATACGAACGATTCATAA
- a CDS encoding cytosolic protein, with the protein MWRLSIRNTLSKYFSNHAETKENHWDTSLQTRYYKTSKDKALKKIEELIAKSDSFKVNSISEEHGEIGILATKGKKVFIVLTVIMVRPFQTAVDFSVTTESMIPIDFGYSTKLINQLYELVDKELPLITEKKAN; encoded by the coding sequence GTGTGGCGATTGTCTATCCGCAATACATTATCCAAATATTTTAGTAATCATGCTGAAACAAAAGAAAATCATTGGGATACATCACTGCAAACACGTTATTATAAAACGTCAAAAGATAAAGCATTAAAGAAAATAGAAGAACTTATTGCCAAATCCGATAGTTTTAAAGTAAACTCAATATCCGAGGAGCATGGAGAAATTGGCATCCTTGCTACAAAAGGGAAAAAAGTGTTTATTGTTTTAACAGTAATCATGGTACGGCCATTTCAAACGGCAGTCGACTTTTCCGTAACGACAGAGTCGATGATACCAATAGATTTCGGATACAGTACAAAATTAATTAATCAATTATATGAATTAGTTGATAAAGAATTACCATTAATTACGGAAAAGAAAGCAAATTGA